In Anabas testudineus chromosome 12, fAnaTes1.2, whole genome shotgun sequence, one genomic interval encodes:
- the LOC113158122 gene encoding cyclin-dependent kinase 2-associated protein 1 isoform X2 — MDAPPQTKTVGNLQSPSAANLATLQSYRPLLSDYGPPSLGFSQGSTGSQVPQNKYAELLAIIEELGKEIRPTYAGSKSAMERLKRGIIHARGLVRECLAETERNARS, encoded by the exons ATGGATGCGCCcccacagacaaagacag TTGGAAACCTCCAGTCTCCCTCAGCAGCGAACTTGGCCACGTTGCAGTCCTACAGACCTCTTCTCAGTGACTATGGACCTCCTTCTCTGGGATTCTCACAG GGCTCTACCGGTAGCCAAGTGCCTCAGAACAAATATGCAGAGCTGCTGGCCATCATAGAAGAGCTTGGAAAGGAGATCAGGCCCACATATGCTGGAAGTAAGAGTGCAATGGAGAGACTGAAAAGAG GAATAATCCATGCCAGAGGGCTTGTGCGCGAGTGCTTGGCTGAGACGGAGAGAAACGCAAGGTCCTAG
- the LOC113158122 gene encoding cyclin-dependent kinase 2-associated protein 1 isoform X1, producing the protein MSLGMSYKPNVHQHIPGTSGNQVGNLQSPSAANLATLQSYRPLLSDYGPPSLGFSQGSTGSQVPQNKYAELLAIIEELGKEIRPTYAGSKSAMERLKRGIIHARGLVRECLAETERNARS; encoded by the exons aTGTCTTTGGGAATGTCTTATAAACCCAATGTCCATCAGCACATTCCGGGAACTTCTGGGAACCAGG TTGGAAACCTCCAGTCTCCCTCAGCAGCGAACTTGGCCACGTTGCAGTCCTACAGACCTCTTCTCAGTGACTATGGACCTCCTTCTCTGGGATTCTCACAG GGCTCTACCGGTAGCCAAGTGCCTCAGAACAAATATGCAGAGCTGCTGGCCATCATAGAAGAGCTTGGAAAGGAGATCAGGCCCACATATGCTGGAAGTAAGAGTGCAATGGAGAGACTGAAAAGAG GAATAATCCATGCCAGAGGGCTTGTGCGCGAGTGCTTGGCTGAGACGGAGAGAAACGCAAGGTCCTAG